One segment of Rhodanobacter thiooxydans DNA contains the following:
- a CDS encoding aspartyl/asparaginyl beta-hydroxylase domain-containing protein, producing the protein MQLQRGQMAAAESSYRQLLEHEPDDADALIFLADRELAQRNAPQAQLLLSRAERAHPDHPGVAHQLGSVYLATGDFEAAASHLQRALSLAPRMFLARLRLGIALEQLDRSDEALTAYFMAVRGAQEQGRWLSDATTAPGLRDLVKYAMSYANAGRRRLFDAALEPLRERYGRSELGRVDRALAIHLGLEPMPSIDPRQRPLFLYFPDIPSQPFYPRERFPWHETLEAAAAVVRAELLAVLAGEQPLESFLGVDDPTLAQSMLRGSDGHAAAWDAYFFHRHGDRYEDHCAACPRTSALLDAVPLVRIRDHAPEALFSVLRPGTHILPHRGVTNTRLVTHLPLIVPSDCALRVGGQVHSWREGSCVTFDDTFEHEAWNRSPFTRVVLILDSWNPDLTEAERAAVTDLVEAIGDFNASCELPADPA; encoded by the coding sequence ATGCAACTGCAGCGCGGGCAGATGGCGGCGGCGGAATCCTCTTATCGGCAACTGCTCGAGCACGAGCCCGATGACGCCGATGCGCTGATCTTCCTGGCCGACCGCGAGCTGGCCCAGCGCAACGCGCCGCAGGCCCAGTTGCTGCTGAGCCGGGCCGAGCGGGCGCACCCCGACCACCCCGGCGTGGCCCATCAACTGGGCAGCGTGTACCTCGCCACCGGCGATTTCGAAGCGGCCGCCAGCCACCTGCAGCGGGCCCTGTCGCTGGCGCCGCGCATGTTCCTGGCGCGTTTGCGGCTGGGTATCGCCCTCGAACAACTGGACCGATCGGACGAGGCGTTGACCGCCTACTTCATGGCGGTGCGCGGTGCGCAGGAGCAGGGTCGCTGGCTCAGTGACGCGACCACCGCGCCCGGTCTGCGCGATCTGGTGAAGTACGCCATGAGTTACGCCAATGCCGGGCGCAGGCGCCTGTTCGATGCGGCGCTGGAGCCGCTGCGCGAGCGCTATGGGCGCTCCGAGCTGGGCCGGGTGGATCGCGCGCTGGCCATCCATCTCGGGTTGGAGCCGATGCCGTCGATCGATCCGCGCCAGCGTCCGCTGTTCCTCTATTTTCCCGACATACCCAGCCAGCCGTTCTATCCGCGTGAGCGTTTTCCCTGGCACGAGACGCTGGAGGCGGCTGCCGCGGTGGTGCGCGCAGAGCTGCTGGCCGTGCTGGCGGGCGAACAGCCGCTGGAATCCTTCCTCGGCGTGGACGACCCCACACTGGCGCAATCGATGCTGCGAGGATCGGATGGGCACGCCGCCGCATGGGATGCCTACTTCTTCCATCGCCACGGCGATCGCTACGAGGATCATTGCGCCGCCTGCCCGCGCACCAGTGCCCTGCTGGATGCGGTGCCGCTGGTGCGCATCCGCGACCATGCGCCGGAAGCGCTGTTTTCGGTACTGCGCCCGGGCACCCATATCCTGCCGCACCGCGGCGTGACCAATACCCGCTTGGTCACCCACCTGCCGCTGATCGTGCCGTCCGACTGTGCGCTGCGCGTGGGCGGGCAGGTCCACTCCTGGCGTGAGGGGAGTTGCGTCACCTTCGACGACACCTTCGAGCACGAAGCCTGGAACCGCAGCCCGTTCACCCGCGTGGTGCTGATCCTGGACAGCTGGAACCCCGACCTGACCGAGGCGGAGCGGGCGGCGGTTACCGATCTGGTCGAGGCCATCGGCGATTTCAACGCGTCCTGCGAGCTGCCCGCCGATCCAGCGTAA